From Chaetodon trifascialis isolate fChaTrf1 chromosome 1, fChaTrf1.hap1, whole genome shotgun sequence, one genomic window encodes:
- the gpib gene encoding glucose-6-phosphate isomerase b, whose translation MGLTQDPNFQKLQDWYTAHALNLNMRHMFEADKERFNKLSLTLKTEDGDILLDYSKNLITDEVMKMLVDLAKSRGIEAAREKMFTGEKINFTEGRAVLHVALRNRSNTPIMVAGKDVMPDVNKVLEKMKGFCHRVRSGEWKGYTGKAITDVVNVGIGGSDLGPLMVTEALKPYSKGGPRVWFVSNIDGTHIAKTLAQLNAETTLFIIASKTFTTQETITNAESAKAWFLEHAKDKAAVAKHFVALSTNGPKVKDFGIDTENMFEFWDWVGGRFSLWSAIGMAIALHIGFDNFEKLLSGAHWMDNHFRTAPLDKNAPVLLALLGIWYINFFHAETHAMLPYDQYMHRFTAYFQQGDMESNGKYITNHGARVNYHTGPIVWGEPGTNGQHAFYQLIHQGTRMVPSDFLIPSQSQHPIRDNLHHKILLANFLAQTEALMMGKTTEEARRELEAGGLSGEALEKILPHKVFQGNRPTNSIIFKKLTPYTLGALIAMYEHKIFIQGVMWEINSFDQWGVELGKQLAKKIEPELKDTAEVHSHDSSTNGLINFLKKNFA comes from the exons ATGGGACTCACACAGGACCCCAACTTCCAAAAGCTGCAGGACTGGTACACAGCCCACGCCCTGAACCTCAACATGAGGCATATGTTTGAGGCTGACAAGGAGAGATTCAACAAGCTCAG CCTaacactgaaaactgaggaTGGAGACATTCTTCTGGATTACTCCAAGAATCTAATCACTGATGAAGTCATGAAGATGTTGGTTGATCTG GCCAAGTCAAGAGGCATCGAAGCAGCCAGAGAGAAGATGTTCACTGGAGAGAAGATCAACTTCACTGAG GGCCGTGCTGTGCTCCATGTGGCTTTGAGGAACCGCTCCAACACTCCCATCATGGTTGCAGGCAAGGATGTGATGCCAGACGTCAACAAAGTTCTTGAGAAGATGAAGGGCTTCTGTCAT AGAGTTCGAAGCGGTGAGTGGAAGGGCTACACAGGAAAGGCCATCACAGATGTTGTCAATGTTGGCATCGGAGGATCTGACCTT GGCCCCTTGATGGTGACTGAGGCCCTGAAGCCTTACTCAAAGGGTGGACCGCGTGTGTGGTTTGTGTCAAATATTGATGGGACACACATTGCCAAGACCCTGGCACAGCTGAACGCTGAGACAACCCTCTTCATCATTGCATCCAAG ACATTCACCACCCAAGAGACCATAACCAACGCTGAGTCGGCCAAAGCATGGTTCCTTGAACATGCCAAAGAT aAAGCTGCTGTAGCCAAGCACTTTGTGGCTCTTTCTACAAATGGA CCCAAAGTGAAGGACTTTGGCATTGACACAGAGAACATGTTTGAGTTCTGGGAT tgGGTTGGTGGTCGATTCTCCTTGTGGTCAGCGATTGGAATGGCCATCGCCCTGCATATTG GCTTCGAcaactttgaaaagcttctTTCAGGAGCTCATTGGATG GACAACCACTTCCGCACCGCTCCTCTGGATAAGAACGCTCCTGTCCTGCTGGCTCTGCTGGGCATCTGGTACATCAACTTCTTCCACGCTGAGACCCATGCCATGCTGCCCTACGACCAGTACATGCACCGCTTCACTGCCTACTTCCAACAG GGTGACATGGAgtcaaatggaaaatatatcACTAATCATGGAGCACGTGTAAACTACCACACTGGGCCAATTGTGTGGGGAGAGCCAGGAACCAATGGACAGCATGCCTTCTACCAGCTCATCCATCAAG GAACACGCATGGTGCCTTCTGACTTCCTGATCCCATCTCAGTCACAGCATCCCATCAGAGACAACCTGCACCACAAG ATCCTGCTGGCCAACTTCTTGGCCCAGACAGAGGCTCTGATGATGGGTAAGACCACAGAGGAGgccaggagagagctggaggccGGCGGCCTCAGTGGAGAGGCTCTGGAGAAAATCCTGCCACACAAA GTATTCCAAGGAAACAGGCCAACCAACTCAATCATCTTCAAGAAACTAACCCCGTACACACTTGGAGCACTTATAG CGATGTATGAGCACAAGATCTTCATCCAGGGTGTAATGTGGGAGATCAACAGTTTTGACCAGTGGGG AGTCGAACTAGGCAAACAGCTCGCAAAGAAGATCGAGCCTGAGCTCAAGGACACTGCAGAGGTCCACTCCCACGACTCCTCCACCAACGGACTCATCAACTTCCTCAAGAAGAACTTTGCCTGA